One window from the genome of Rhodococcus sp. ABRD24 encodes:
- a CDS encoding acyltransferase — translation MTSMWGAPLRSRWRGSRRHDSDQARFLTLDSLKWVLANKAYTPWYLVRYYRLAKFKLANPHVILRGMVFLGKRVEIHSTPGLSRLEIGKWVHIGDGNAIRCHEGSLRIGDKVVFGKDNVVNTYLDIEIGASTLVADWCYICDFDHRMDDVNVPIKDQGIVKGPVRIGPDTWIAAKVTVLRNTRVGRGCVLGAHAVVKGDIPDFSIAVGSPAKAVKNRRADWEAGAAERAKYIAALEDIARKKAANDAGTNGAAVGGNGSGV, via the coding sequence ATGACGAGCATGTGGGGCGCACCGTTGCGCTCGAGGTGGCGCGGATCTCGGCGCCACGACAGTGACCAGGCGCGCTTCCTGACGCTGGACTCGCTGAAGTGGGTGCTGGCGAACAAGGCGTACACGCCCTGGTATCTGGTCCGCTACTACCGCCTGGCGAAGTTCAAGCTGGCCAACCCGCACGTGATCTTGCGCGGCATGGTGTTCCTCGGCAAGCGCGTCGAGATCCACTCCACGCCCGGGCTGTCCCGGCTCGAGATCGGTAAGTGGGTTCACATCGGCGACGGCAACGCAATCCGTTGCCATGAGGGCTCGCTGCGCATCGGCGACAAGGTCGTGTTCGGCAAGGACAACGTCGTCAACACCTACCTCGACATCGAGATCGGTGCGTCGACGCTGGTCGCCGACTGGTGCTATATCTGCGACTTCGACCACCGGATGGACGACGTCAATGTTCCGATCAAGGATCAGGGCATCGTCAAGGGCCCGGTCCGCATCGGGCCGGACACCTGGATCGCGGCGAAGGTCACCGTGCTGCGCAACACCCGCGTCGGCCGTGGCTGCGTGCTGGGTGCGCACGCGGTGGTCAAGGGTGATATCCCGGACTTCAGCATCGCGGTCGGATCGCCGGCGAAGGCGGTCAAGAACCGTCGTGCCGACTGGGAAGCAGGTGCAGCCGAGCGGGCGAAGTACATTGCCGCGCTCGAGGACATCGCGCGTAAGAAGGCGGCGAACGACGCCGGAACCAACGGCGCGGCCGTGGGCGGCAACGGTTCCGGAGTCTAG